The Amycolatopsis nigrescens CSC17Ta-90 genomic interval TGATGGGCGGCGGGGTCGTCACCGAGGCGTTGAAGGCGGGGCTCATCGACGAGGTGGTCCTCCACCAGGTACCGGTCCTGCTCGGCGGCGGCCGGCCCTTCTTCCAGTCGCTTCCCGGGCACGTGCGGCTCCGCCTCGTCGAAGCCGTCCCGGCGCCAGGGGTGACCCATCTCCACTACGAAGTCGAACGATAACCTTGAATTCACCGCGGCATTCACTGCAAGGTTTTTGCAAGCCGGCACGGGAAGCCTTCATGTCGAGCGGGAAACAGATCGGGTATTCCGCTCAGAACAACGACATGGGGAGTTGCCGTGAAGAATGTACGTGCAGGACTGGCCGGCGCCTTGGGTGCCTTGGCGATGCTGATCGCGGGGTCCGGAACAGCGGTCGCGGAGACCACCGATGCCGCGACCGGCCAGGTGGACGAATTGCTGCTGCTGAATCCTGGTTCGCACCGCGTGGATGCCAACTCCGTCGAGCTGGAGCCTGGTGTGATCCTCCGCGTTGCCAACAAGGGCAAAGCGGGCGACGCCGGAGTTCAAGCGGCGTGCGCCTCCGGCAACGTGTGCATTTATGGCGATCCGGGCCACCGGGGGCCTCAGCTCAACTTCTACAACTACGGCTTCTACAACCTGGCCAGGTACAACTATCCCGGTGGCGGGAAATGGGCGCACCGCACTTCGTCCTACACCAACAACCAGACGGGCCATGCGAAAGCGAACTTTTCGCGATATCAGTCCAGCAACAACACCTGGTACGGAGTCGATGAGTGCCGTGCTCTGTGCGCCAAGGCCACCCTGGGCTCGATCGACAACGTCATCGACGGGGTGAGGCTGGAACCGTAAAGACACCGCTGTGCCGCACGGCCTTGTCCTGGAGCGGGCGACCTCGCTCCAGGACAAGGCCGTGCGCTCAACCGATCGGTGGAGCGGACCAGCCGTCCGGCGGGGCGCCGGGTTGAGCCGCCGGGTCAGGACATGGGTTGATGTGCGCCGCGGCGCCGGCTTGGCAGGCTGACCTCCAGTCGGAAGGAGCGGGACACATGCCAGAAGTGAGCTTGAGTTCCATCGAGAACAGGAACACCCCGGGCGGTGCGGCGGTGAGCCGTCGCGGGCTGCTCGCCGGTGCGGGTGCCGCGGCGGTCACCGTGCTGGGCACCGAGGCGGCCGCCACGCGGGACGCCGCGGCGGCGGCACCGGAGGCGGCGGAGTTCGGGCCGGTGACGGTCCGCCCTGGCGACCTTCGCTACGACAACCTGTTGCGCGGCAACAACTTCCGCTTCGCCGGCCGGCCGGACGAGATCCGCGTGGCCGGGTCGGCCGATCAGGTGGTGCGTGCGGTGTCGGACGCGGTGCGGTCCGGACGGCGGGTCGCGGTGCGCAGTGGCGGGCACTGCTTCGAGAACCTCACCGCCGATCCCGCGGTGAAGATGCTGCTGGACCTCTCCCCGATGAACGCGGTCGGCTACGACGCCGGCCGCCGGGCGTTCGCCGTGCAACCCGGCGCCACCCTCGGTCAGGTGTACCGGGCGCTGCTCACCGGCTGGGGCGTGACCATCCCCGCAGGCAGCTGCCCGGAGGTGGGTGCCGGTGGCCATTTCTCGGGCGGCGGGTACGGGGCGCTGTCGCGGCGGTACGGCTCGGTGGTGGATCACCTGTACGGCGTGGAGGTCGTGGTGGTCGACCGCGACGGCACCGTCCGCACCGTGGTCGCCACCCGCGAGCCGGACGACCCGCACCGCGACCTGTGGTGGGCGCACACCGGCGGTGGCGGCGGCAACTTCGGCGTGGTCACCCGGTACTGGCTGCGCTCCCCCGGCGCCACCGGCACCGACCCGTCCCGGCTGCTGCCGGCGGCGCCGGCGCGGATGGTGCAGCGCGCGGTGTTCTGGTCCTGGGAGCACCTGACCGAGCAGTCGCTCACCGGGCTGCTGCGCAACTTCGGGACCTGGCACGAGCGCAACAGCGCGCCCGGCTCGCCGTACGCCGGGTTGTACGGAATTCTCCAGCCGTCGCACCGCGCCGGCGGAACCGTCATGCTCATCGCGCAGATCGACGCGGACCTCCCGAACGCCGACGGCATGGTGACCGAGTTCGTGTCCGCGGTGACCGCCGGCCTCGACCTCACCCCGACGCTGGACATCCAGCGGACGATGCCGTGGCTGCACCGGATGACCTGGCCGGGCAGCGGCGAGCCTGGCGACGTGCTCGTCCGGCGGTACAAGATCAAGGCCGGCTACCTGCGGCGCTCGTTCACCGAGACCCAGCTCGCGGCCATCTACCGCCACCTGACGAACTCCACCGGCGGCCCGGACGCCGGCATGCTGCTCGTCGGCTACGGCGGCCAGGTCGGCGCGGTGGCGCCGGAAGCAACCGCGATCGCTCAGCGGGATGTCGTGCTGAAGGCGGTCTACCAGACGATCTGGGCCGACGAGCAGGACGACGCGGCCAACCTCGCCTGGGTCCGCGACTTCTACCGCGACGTGTACGCCGACACCGGCGGCGTGCCGGTGCCCGGTGCGGTCAGCGACGGCTCCTACATCAACTACGCGGACGCCGACCTGGCCGACCCGGCGTGGAACACCTCGGGGGTGCCCGCGCACCGGCTCTACTACAAGGACAACTACCCACGCCTGCAGCAGGTGAAGGCCCGGTGGGACCCGCGCAACGTGTTCCGGCACGCCCTGTCCGTCGAACCTCCCGGCTGACCGGGCGCTCGGTCACGCCGTCCCGTGGCGAACCTGACCGCCGTCGATCGCGGCCAGTACATCGACGGCCCGCAGTTCGCGAAGTTCGGCGGCGTCCGGGATCCGGCCCAGTCCGCGCAACCGCCCGGACTGGGCCTTGCGCATGGCCTCGAACAGCTTCCGCGCGTCACGGGCGTTGCCGAAGCCGGGGGCCGCCGAGATCCGGCCGAAGTACCCGGCGACGGCGGGACCGGAGCGGGGGTCGAGCTCGTAGTCGCCCGCCGCCGCCATCCGGCCGATGATGCCGACCAGCTCGTCCGGGGTGTAGTCCTCGAACTCGACGGTCTTGGCGAACCGCGAGGAAAGACCGGGGTTCGCGGTGAGGAACTGGCGCATCTCCGCGGTGTAGCCCGCCACGATCACCGCGATCTCCTCGCGGTGATCCTCCATCAGCTTCACCAGCGTGTCGATGGCCTCCTGGCCGAAATCGCCGCCGCTGCCCGACTGCCGGGCCAGCGTGTACGCCTCGTCGATGAACAGCACTCCGCCGAGCGACTGCTCGAAGACCACCGCCGTCTTCTCCGCCGTGTGGCCGATGTACTGGCCGACCAGGTCCCGGCGCGACACCTCGCGGAACTCGCCCCTCGGCAGCACTCCGAGCTCGCGCAACAACTTGCCGTAGGTCCGCGCGACCGTGGTCTTACCGGTGCCCGGCGCGCCGGCGAAGATCAGGTGGTGGCTCAACCCGCCGGTGGACAGGCCGGCCCGCGAGCGCCAGGAGTTCACCTGGATCTCGTCGACCAGCGAACGCACCTCGGCCTTGACCCCGGGCAGCCCGATCATGCCGTCCAGTTCCGCGAGCAGCGTTTCGAGCGGGCCGGCCCCGCCGGACGGCCCGGTGGGTTCGGCAACCACCTTCGTGCTCGCCGTGCCGTGGAGCCGGATGGCGGGCTCGGCGGTGTTCTCGATGTCGCAGGCCTCGATCGAACCTCCGCAGCCGGGCCCCACGTCGATGCCAACACCGTGCGCATCGCGGACCGAGGTGTGCCGCAGCACGGGTTCACTGCGGTGGGCCACCACGATCGCGGCCTGACCGGTGGCGGAGATCCGGCAGTTCTCCACCGCGGGCCGCGCGTGCTGGTAGATGTAGAGCCCGCGCTGCCCGCATCCGCTCACCCGGCACGAACGCAGCACCGGGTCGGCACCGAGCCCGACGATCACCCCGTCCGCGGCGACGTCGTCGATCGTGACGTTCTCCACCACCCCGGACGCGCCTTCCAGCACCAGCCCGTGTTCCGCGCCGGTGATGGTGACGTCCTTGATCGCCAGCGGCCCTGGGCCGCGGACCGCCACCGCCGGCCCGCGGTCCCCGCGCACGATGCAGCCGGTCAGGGTCAGCTCGGCGTTCTCGGCCTGCACCGCCGCCGCGCCGCCCGCCTGCACGGTCAGCCCGTGCACGGTGAGCGCACCGCCGCGGGCGAGCAGCACCGGTACCTCGGCGCCGGTGCCGTCGAGCAGCACCTCCGCCCCTTCGGCCGCGCGCAGGGTCATGATCCGGTCCGCCAGTTCCAGCGTCTCCGCGTAGGTGCCCGCGGCGATCGACACGCAGGTGCCGTCGGGGGTGTCCAGGATCGCGGCGCCGACCGTGGGATAGGCACCGCGGCGGCCGGGGTCGACCAGTACGGTGCGGCTGGTGGAGGTCGTCATCAGCTGGCCCGCTCGGCCAGCCAGCCGCGGTCGGCGGCCTTGACCCCGGCCTGGAACCGGCTGCGCGCACCGAGCCGGTTCATCAGGCTCGACACCATGCGGCGCACGGTCCGCACCGAGACGCCGAGTGCGGCCGCGGCCGATTCGTCCGTGCAGCCCGCGGAGAGCAACGCGAGCAGTTCGCGGTCGCGCACCGCCGGCCCGGCGGTGTCCGGCAGGTCGCTCGCGGTGAGCGGCACCGCGGCGGGCCACAGGCGCTCGGCCAGTTCGGTCACCGCCCCGACCACGCTGGGCAGCCGGAGCACGGCGATGTCGTCCTGCCTCTCGTCGGGCAGGATCGCGAACACACCGTCGACCACCAGCGCCTCGATGGGCACGGCGGGCATCGTGCGGATCAGCGCACCGGCCTGCGCCAGCTTCCCGAGCCGGCGTGCGGGCCCCGCCGTGATGCGCACGTGGTCCGGGACCAGCATCCGGTAGCGGACCCCGCGCCGCAGGTTCGCGTGGTCGATGCGGTGCGGGGTGGTGACCGGATCGGACAGCGAGCTGACCAGCAGCACCTCCCGCTGCGCGGCGGCCAGTTTCGCGGCCACCCGCGCGTGCCGGGACACCAGCGCGGGCGCGGACTGTCCACTTAGGAGCGCGAGCCGGGGCGCCGAACCGAGTTCGGGCGCAGAGTGGGTGATCATGGGTTCCCTCCGATCGGCAGCGACGCGGCGACGGCCGGTGCGTGCTGGTTGTCCATTCGTTCGAGACGTATTCCGGGTACCGGCATCCGCAGCAGCCGCTCGACGGCCGCGTCCACGGCGGCGTCGGTGATGGCCGCGACCCGCAGCACCGCCGCGTATTCGGGCACGGTGACCGCGACGGTGCACGCGGTACCGGGTACGGCGGCGAGCATCCGGTGCAGCGTGTGCATGCGGGCCGGCAGCGAGCGGGCGCCGAGACCCAGCAGCCGGAGACCGACCTGCGTGACCTGCCCCGCCCGCCAGTGCTGCCGGTCCTCCCGGATCGCGCCACGGCCCGGTCCGGCGTGGCTGAGCGCGACCAGCGTCGCGAGTACCTCCTGCTCGCTCAGCGCGGTGACTCGCAGGTCCGCCCCGCGAAGCCTGCGGTGCAGCCTGCGCACGGTGTTGGTCAGCGCGGCGAGCAGCTCGGCGTCC includes:
- a CDS encoding FAD-binding oxidoreductase, with product MPEVSLSSIENRNTPGGAAVSRRGLLAGAGAAAVTVLGTEAAATRDAAAAAPEAAEFGPVTVRPGDLRYDNLLRGNNFRFAGRPDEIRVAGSADQVVRAVSDAVRSGRRVAVRSGGHCFENLTADPAVKMLLDLSPMNAVGYDAGRRAFAVQPGATLGQVYRALLTGWGVTIPAGSCPEVGAGGHFSGGGYGALSRRYGSVVDHLYGVEVVVVDRDGTVRTVVATREPDDPHRDLWWAHTGGGGGNFGVVTRYWLRSPGATGTDPSRLLPAAPARMVQRAVFWSWEHLTEQSLTGLLRNFGTWHERNSAPGSPYAGLYGILQPSHRAGGTVMLIAQIDADLPNADGMVTEFVSAVTAGLDLTPTLDIQRTMPWLHRMTWPGSGEPGDVLVRRYKIKAGYLRRSFTETQLAAIYRHLTNSTGGPDAGMLLVGYGGQVGAVAPEATAIAQRDVVLKAVYQTIWADEQDDAANLAWVRDFYRDVYADTGGVPVPGAVSDGSYINYADADLADPAWNTSGVPAHRLYYKDNYPRLQQVKARWDPRNVFRHALSVEPPG
- a CDS encoding response regulator transcription factor, which encodes MITHSAPELGSAPRLALLSGQSAPALVSRHARVAAKLAAAQREVLLVSSLSDPVTTPHRIDHANLRRGVRYRMLVPDHVRITAGPARRLGKLAQAGALIRTMPAVPIEALVVDGVFAILPDERQDDIAVLRLPSVVGAVTELAERLWPAAVPLTASDLPDTAGPAVRDRELLALLSAGCTDESAAAALGVSVRTVRRMVSSLMNRLGARSRFQAGVKAADRGWLAERAS
- a CDS encoding right-handed parallel beta-helix repeat-containing protein, with protein sequence MTTSTSRTVLVDPGRRGAYPTVGAAILDTPDGTCVSIAAGTYAETLELADRIMTLRAAEGAEVLLDGTGAEVPVLLARGGALTVHGLTVQAGGAAAVQAENAELTLTGCIVRGDRGPAVAVRGPGPLAIKDVTITGAEHGLVLEGASGVVENVTIDDVAADGVIVGLGADPVLRSCRVSGCGQRGLYIYQHARPAVENCRISATGQAAIVVAHRSEPVLRHTSVRDAHGVGIDVGPGCGGSIEACDIENTAEPAIRLHGTASTKVVAEPTGPSGGAGPLETLLAELDGMIGLPGVKAEVRSLVDEIQVNSWRSRAGLSTGGLSHHLIFAGAPGTGKTTVARTYGKLLRELGVLPRGEFREVSRRDLVGQYIGHTAEKTAVVFEQSLGGVLFIDEAYTLARQSGSGGDFGQEAIDTLVKLMEDHREEIAVIVAGYTAEMRQFLTANPGLSSRFAKTVEFEDYTPDELVGIIGRMAAAGDYELDPRSGPAVAGYFGRISAAPGFGNARDARKLFEAMRKAQSGRLRGLGRIPDAAELRELRAVDVLAAIDGGQVRHGTA